The Malus domestica chromosome 10, GDT2T_hap1 genome contains a region encoding:
- the LOC103444632 gene encoding serine decarboxylase, translated as MDHENGAVAVEMLSDDFDPTAVVAEPLPPVVTSTDDCDLLGKLAEDRKGSREKQMVLGRNVHTTCLAVTEPESNDDFTGDKEAYMASVLARYRKTLIERTKHHLGYPYNLDFDYGALTQLQHFSINNLGDPFIESNYGVHSRQFEVGVLDWFARLWEIEKNEYWGYITNCGTEGNLHGVLVGREVFPDGILYASRESHYSIFKAARMYRMECEKIDCLISGEIDCADFKTKLLAHQDKPAIINVNIGTTVKGAVDDLDLVIQTLEECGYKQDRFYIHCDGALFGLMMPFVKRAPKVSFKKPIGSVSVSGHKFVGCPMPCGVQITRLEHINALSRNVEYLASRDATIMGSRNGHAPIFLWYTLNKKGYSGFQKEVQKCLRNAHYLKGRLRDAGISAMLNELSSTVVFERPKDEEFVRRWQLACQGNIAHVVVMPSVNIEKLDDFLNELVEKRSTWYDEKVQAPCIAADVGTENCSCGQHK; from the exons ATGGATCACGAGAACGGAGCTGTGGCGGTGGAGATGCTATCCGATGATTTCGATCCCACGGCTGTGGTTGCGGAGCCTTTGCCTCCGGTTGTAACCAGCACCGACGACTGCGATCTCCTCGGAAAATTGGCCGAAGACCGCAAAGGTAGCCGGGAGAAACAGATGGTTCTCGGCCGGAACGTGCACACCACGTGCCTCGCCGTGACGGAGCCCGAATCCAACGACGATTTCACCGGCGATAAGGAGGCGTACATGGCCAGCGTCCTCGCCCGCTACCGCAAAACCCTCATCGAGAGGACCAAGCACCATCTGG GTTATCCTTACAATTTGGACTTCGACTATGGTGCTCTGACGCAGCTTCAGCATTTCTCCATCAACAATTTGGGCGATCCGTTTATCGAGAGCAACTACGGTGTCCATTCAAGGCAGTTCGAGGTCGGTGTTCTCGATTGGTTTGCTCGGTTGTGGGAGATTGAGAAGAATGAGTATTGGGGATACATCACCAATTGCGGCACGGAAGGCAATCTTCACGGAGTCTTAGTTGG GAGAGAAGTATTTCCAGATGGGATTCTGTATGCTTCTCGAGAATCGCATTATTCGATATTTAAAGCTGCCCGAATGTATAGAATGGAATGCGAAAAGATTGATTGTCTGATCTCTGGTGAGATTGATTGTGCGGATTTTAAAACTAAACTTCTTGCTCACCAGGATAAACCCGCCATCATCAACGTTAATATTG GAACTACTGTCAAAGGAGCTGTTGACGACCTGGATCTCGTCATACAGACCCTTGAAGAATGTGGATACAAGCAAGATCGTTTCTACATTCACTGCGACGGAGCATTATTTGGACTTATGATGCCTTTTGTCAAACGT GCACCAAAAGTTTCGTTCAAGAAGCCCATTGGGAGTGTCAGCGTTTCTGGTCACAAGTTTGTTGGATGTCCAATGCCTTGTGGTGTTCAGATAACAAGGCTGGAGCACATTAATGCCCTTTCAAGGAATGTAGAATACCTAGCTTCGAGGGATGCCACAATCATGGGAAGCCGGAACGGTCATGCTCCAATTTTCTTATGGTACACGCTCAACAAAAAAGGTTACTCGGGGTTCCAAAAAGAAGTCCAGAAGTGTCTTAGAAATGCTCACTACCTGAAGGGCCGCCTTCGTGATGCTGGAATCAGTGCCATGCTGAACGAGCTAAGTAGCACAGTGGTGTTTGAGCGGCCTAAGGATGAAGAGTTTGTTCGTAGGTGGCAGTTGGCTTGCCAAGGAAATATTGCGCATGTTGTGGTGATGCCAAGTGTCAACATCGAAAAGTTGGACGATTTCTTGAATGAACTAGTTGAAAAACGCTCAACTTGGTACGACGAGAAAGTTCAGGCTCCATGTATTGCAGCTGATGTAGGAACCGAGAATTGTTCCTGCGGGCAGCACAAATGA